GCGGCGAGGCGACCGCCCGTAGGCTCCCCAGCGCGCGGCCGGAGATGAGTGCCGTCGTCGTCCGCGGAAGGGCGGCGAGTGCGGCAAAAGCGGCAGCGGACCGCGGAAGCGGGCGGGCATCGGCAGCGTGGTCAACCAACGGGGATATGGTCCCGTCAAAGTCCATGGCCACAAGGAGATGCTCGGTGGCGGCAACCTTGCGGATGGCTTCCAGGAGTTCGGGCGGGAGGCTCAGGGGCGTCGTTCCCGGGGCGGCGTCACGAGTCATCACGGACCACTTTCTCTTTGAGTGCTGCCAGGAAGTCAGCCGACCAAAGGTCGACGTCGTGGTCGAGGATCTGCTTGCGCATGGACCGCATCCGGCGGGATGCCTCGGCAGGCTGCATGTCGACGGCCCGCATGATGGTGTCCTTAAGGCCGTCGATGTCGTGCGGGTTCATTACGAGTGCCTGCTTGAGCTGGTCGGCGGCGCCGGCGAACTCGCTGAGCACCAAGGCGCCGTCGTTGTTGGTCCGGGCAGTCACGTACTCCTTGGCCACCAGGTTCATGCCGTCGCGCAGCGCGGTGACCAGCATGACGTCGGCGGCCAGGTACAGCGCCACCATCTCCTCGACGGGGTAGCTGTGGTGCAGGTAGCGGACGGCGGTGTTCTGCATGGTGTCGTAGGTGCCGTTGATATGGCCCACGGTGCCCTCGACCTCCTCCCGCAGCAGGCGGTATTGTTCCACGCGCTCGCGGCTGGGGCTCGCCACCTGGATCAGTGCTGCGTCCTCCACCGTGACTTTGCCGTCGGCAAGCAGCTCCTCATAGGCCTTGAGCCGGTGCCGGATGCCCTTGGTGTAGTCCAAGCGGTCGACGCCGAGGAGGATGGTCTTCGGGCTGCCGAGGTCCCTACGGATCTGCTGGGCGCGTTCGATGATCTCGGGTTTGCGGGCCAGTTCGCTGATCTGCTTGACGTCGATGGAGATGGGGAAAGCCTGCGCGCGGGCAATGTGGGTGGTTTCGCCGTTAGCGCCCTTGACGTGCACCTGCTGCTGTTTGACGCTCGCGCCCAGGAAGCGCCGGGCCGAACGCATGAAGTTGCCCGCGTCGCTGCTGCGCTGGAAGCCTACGAGGTCCGCGCCCAGCAGGCCGTCAATGATCGCCCGGCGCCAGGGAAGCTGGGCGAAGATTTCCGGCGGTGGGAACGGGATGTGGTTGAAGAATCCGATCTTCAGGTCGGGGCGTGCCTCACGAAGCATTTTCGGGACCAGCTGCAGCTGATAGTCCTGCACCCAGATTGTGGCCCCGTGGTCGGCGTGCTGAACGACTGCGTCGGCGAACCGCCGGTTGACCTTCCGGTAGGAGTCCCACCATGTCCGGTGGAATTCCGGCGGTGCGATGACGTCGTGGTACAGCGGCCACAGGGTGGCGTTGGAGAAGCCCTCATAGTAGAGCTCGACGTCGTCGTTGCTCAGCTGCACGGGGACGAGGTCCATGCCGCCATGGCTGAACGGCGTGATGGTCTCATCCGGTGCCCCGTGCCAGCCCACCCATGCGCCGTCCGTCTTCGTCATCATTGGTGCCAGCGCAGTAACTAGGCCGCCCGGTGAGCGGCGCCAGCCGTCCTCACATCCGCTGTCCTCCGGCGCGCAGCGGTCAACCGGCAGCCGGTTGGACACCACCATGAAGTCATAGAGTGAGGCTGCCGCGTGGTTGCCTTCCGGCGTGGGCTGCCCCCCAGCCTCTGCGTCGGGTTTTTCACGGTGCGTAGTATGCATTGGTGCCCCCTGCGGTTGCTATTGGCTTGGAGTCAACCCTAGTCGGACGGAATCTTCCGGGCTATTCGTCCGTTGGGCAGGCTGA
This genomic window from Arthrobacter sp. 24S4-2 contains:
- a CDS encoding trehalose-6-phosphate synthase, whose amino-acid sequence is MHTTHREKPDAEAGGQPTPEGNHAAASLYDFMVVSNRLPVDRCAPEDSGCEDGWRRSPGGLVTALAPMMTKTDGAWVGWHGAPDETITPFSHGGMDLVPVQLSNDDVELYYEGFSNATLWPLYHDVIAPPEFHRTWWDSYRKVNRRFADAVVQHADHGATIWVQDYQLQLVPKMLREARPDLKIGFFNHIPFPPPEIFAQLPWRRAIIDGLLGADLVGFQRSSDAGNFMRSARRFLGASVKQQQVHVKGANGETTHIARAQAFPISIDVKQISELARKPEIIERAQQIRRDLGSPKTILLGVDRLDYTKGIRHRLKAYEELLADGKVTVEDAALIQVASPSRERVEQYRLLREEVEGTVGHINGTYDTMQNTAVRYLHHSYPVEEMVALYLAADVMLVTALRDGMNLVAKEYVTARTNNDGALVLSEFAGAADQLKQALVMNPHDIDGLKDTIMRAVDMQPAEASRRMRSMRKQILDHDVDLWSADFLAALKEKVVRDDS